In Musa acuminata AAA Group cultivar baxijiao chromosome BXJ2-8, Cavendish_Baxijiao_AAA, whole genome shotgun sequence, one genomic interval encodes:
- the LOC103994559 gene encoding uncharacterized protein LOC103994559 isoform X4, which translates to MRPYGSNPRRDHAGGRGDQTSPWIPPVDGGDGGRGVGGIGNLADRLSGLCLGDGPDESLYQVMKAVEDAENTIMQQMEENNQLRNELQIKTQELKRYRLEVTSSRPSEIPTNDDVEAYKTHHSNSSAGTQVDRNRWVDNRSSLNPQGMLVIHQNGVARREESAVKTSTINQHYFEGNKVNGDLKKFPGTQSGGDSAGPSQYSTPSSRSLSPNRQQKDGEHDQRFHSPGNGLVPVTAINSNILWKQELIVKVREHEEEIAQLRKHLADYSVKETQIRNEKYVLEKRIAYMRMAFDQQQQDLVDAASKAISYRQDIIEENIRLTYALQAAHAERSTFVSSLVPLLSEHGLQPSVVDAQSIVSNLKVLFRHLQEKLIIAEEKLKESQYQLAPWYAESSNNPGFPPQSPSEPLGAQVAVSDKNNLEIVPQAAYPHARSPISSPSNFQTRPDWEAVRNQNQQPVPSSVHAKNLDHDIPETNIPLTRRNSIAYDASIQTNQDDSHVAHLSADSKNIKSSRNDDSETVSLQHGREPTVHWAPGNSPYLSSGQDDPNSYPYLPTVLEEPSSSFSEDDDPLPAIDGLRISGEAFPGRELQASGYSINGTTSCNFGWVRYLEDGSVNYIEGAKQPTYLVTADDVDSYLAIEVQPLDDRKRKGEPVKVFANDQRKITCDPEMQEQIKRTLSDGHVSYEVLLSTRYLDIWDPAILSIKREGYSIKCTGPRGVVVTEKFQPNTTIAIPYVHPTEFLIQGTNGEHLLKTEVSSVLRDTIVLTMRLFKVMMQNSDTLVASAANKASA; encoded by the exons ATGGAAGAGAATAATCAATTAAGAAATGAGCTCCAAATTAAAACACAAGAGTTGAAGAGATAT AGATTAGAGGTTACATCTTCAAGACCTTCTGAGATACCAACAAATGACGATGTGGAGGCCTACAAAACTCATCATTCTAATTCTTCAGCTGGAACTCAGGTGGACAGGAACAGATGGGTGGATAATCGTTCTTCATTGAATCCTCAGGGTATGCTTGTAATTCATCAGAATGGGGTTGCTAGAAGGGAGGAATCTGCTGTGAAAACTAGCACAATAAATCAACATTATTTTGAGGGCAACAAGGTTAATGGAGATTTAAAAAAATTTCCTGGAACACAGTCTGGTGGAGATAGTGCTGGTCCATCTCAGTACTCTACACCATCGTCTAGATCCCTTTCTCCTAACAG GCAACAGAAGGATGGAGAACATGATCAGCGGTTTCATTCACCTGGAAATGGACTGGTGCCAGTGACTGCTATCAATTCAAATATTCTCTGGAAACAG GAACTCATTGTCAAGGTCAGAGAGCATGAAGAAGAAATAGCTCAGTTAAGGAAACATCTTGCTGACTATTCAGTGAAG GAAACACAAATACGCAATGAGAAATATGTTCTAGAAAAGCGTATTGCTTATATGCGTATG GCATTTGATCAGCAACAGCAGGATTTGGTTGATGCAGCATCAAAAGCTATTTCCTACAGACAAGATATTATTGAAGAGAACATCCGTCTAACATATGCATTGCAA GCGGCACATGCAGAGAGATCAACTTTTGTATCTTCTTTAGTACCTCTTTTATCAGAACATGGTCTCCAGCCTTCTGTAGTTGATGCTCAGTCAATTGTCAGCAATCTCAAG GTTTTGTTCAGACATTTGCAGGAAAAACTCATCATCGCTGAG GAGAAACTGAAAGAGTCTCAGTACCAGTTAGCTCCTTGGTATGCAGAGTCATCAAATAATCCAGGCTTTCCACCACAATCACCTTCCGAACCGCTTGGTGCACAAGTGGCTGTTTCT GACAAAAATAACCTGGAAATCGTGCCACAGGCAGCCTATCCACATGCACGGTCTCCAATTTCTTCTCCTTCCAACTTTCAAACGAGACCTGACTGGGAGGCAGTCAGGAACCAGAACCAGCAACCTGTTCCAAGTAGTGTTCACGCAAAGAATTTGGACCATGACATCCCAGAAACAAACATTCCTTTAACCAGAAG GAATTCCATTGCCTACGATGCTTCAATTCAAACAAATCAAGATGACTCTCATGTTGCACATCTTAGTGCTGACTCCAAAAATATTAAAAGCAGCAGGAATGATGATTCTGAGACTGTTTCTCTTCAGCATGGACGAGAACCTACTGTACACTGGGCTCCTGGAAACTCCCCCTATTTATCATCTGGACAGGACGATCCAAACTCTTACCCTTACCTTCCAACTGTCCTTGAGGAGCCCAGTTCTTCATTCTCCGAAG ATGATGATCCCTTGCCAGCGATAGACGGTCTTCGAATTTCTGGTGAAGCATTTCCTGGAAGGGAACTTCAAGCAAGTGGCTACTCAATCAATGGAACTACTAGTTGTAACTTTGGG TGGGTACGGTATTTAGAAGATGGATCTGTGAACTACATCGAAG GAGCAAAACAACCCACTTATTTAGTTACTGCGGATGACGTGGACTCATACCTTGCTATTGAAGTCCAACCCCTGGATGACCGGAAGCGGAAG GGTGAACCTGTAAAGGTTTTCGCTAATGATCAAAGAAAGATAACTTGTG ATCCTGAAATGCAAGAGCAAATTAAGAGAACTCTTTCGGATGGACATGTATCATATGAGGTTTTGCTATCG ACTAGATATCTTGACATATGGGATCCTGCTATTTTGTCAATAAAGAGAGAAGGTTACAGCATAAAATGCACTGGGCCACGTGGTGTTGTTGTCACGGAGAAATTTCAACCAAATACTACT ATTGCAATCCCGTATGTACATCCTACAGAGTTTTTGATTCAGGGCACTAACGGAGAACATCTGTTGAAGACAGAAGTTAGTAGTGT GCTGCGAGATACAATTGTTCTTACAATGAGATTATTTAAAGTGATG ATGCAAAATTCAGACACTCTTGTTGCCTCTGCAGCCAATAAAGCATCAGCTTGA
- the LOC103994559 gene encoding uncharacterized protein LOC103994559 isoform X2, whose product MRPYGSNPRRDHAGGRGDQTSPWIPPVDGGDGGRGVGGIGNLADRLSGLCLGDGPDESLYQVMKAVEDAENTIMQQMEENNQLRNELQIKTQELKRYRLEVTSSRPSEIPTNDDVEAYKTHHSNSSAGTQVDRNRWVDNRSSLNPQGMLVIHQNGVARREESAVKTSTINQHYFEGNKVNGDLKKFPGTQSGGDSAGPSQYSTPSSRSLSPNRQQKDGEHDQRFHSPGNGLVPVTAINSNILWKQELIVKVREHEEEIAQLRKHLADYSVKETQIRNEKYVLEKRIAYMRMAFDQQQQDLVDAASKAISYRQDIIEENIRLTYALQAAHAERSTFVSSLVPLLSEHGLQPSVVDAQSIVSNLKVLFRHLQEKLIIAEEKLKESQYQLAPWYAESSNNPGFPPQSPSEPLGAQVAVSDKNNLEIVPQAAYPHARSPISSPSNFQTRPDWEAVRNQNQQPVPSSVHAKNLDHDIPETNIPLTRRNSIAYDASIQTNQDDSHVAHLSADSKNIKSSRNDDSETVSLQHGREPTVHWAPGNSPYLSSGQDDPNSYPYLPTVLEEPSSSFSEADDDPLPAIDGLRISGEAFPGRELQASGYSINGTTSCNFGWVRYLEDGSVNYIEGAKQPTYLVTADDVDSYLAIEVQPLDDRKRKGEPVKVFANDQRKITCDPEMQEQIKRTLSDGHVSYEVLLSTRYLDIWDPAILSIKREGYSIKCTGPRGVVVTEKFQPNTTIAIPYVHPTEFLIQGTNGEHLLKTEVSSVLRDTIVLTMRLFKVMMQNSDTLVASAANKASA is encoded by the exons ATGGAAGAGAATAATCAATTAAGAAATGAGCTCCAAATTAAAACACAAGAGTTGAAGAGATAT AGATTAGAGGTTACATCTTCAAGACCTTCTGAGATACCAACAAATGACGATGTGGAGGCCTACAAAACTCATCATTCTAATTCTTCAGCTGGAACTCAGGTGGACAGGAACAGATGGGTGGATAATCGTTCTTCATTGAATCCTCAGGGTATGCTTGTAATTCATCAGAATGGGGTTGCTAGAAGGGAGGAATCTGCTGTGAAAACTAGCACAATAAATCAACATTATTTTGAGGGCAACAAGGTTAATGGAGATTTAAAAAAATTTCCTGGAACACAGTCTGGTGGAGATAGTGCTGGTCCATCTCAGTACTCTACACCATCGTCTAGATCCCTTTCTCCTAACAG GCAACAGAAGGATGGAGAACATGATCAGCGGTTTCATTCACCTGGAAATGGACTGGTGCCAGTGACTGCTATCAATTCAAATATTCTCTGGAAACAG GAACTCATTGTCAAGGTCAGAGAGCATGAAGAAGAAATAGCTCAGTTAAGGAAACATCTTGCTGACTATTCAGTGAAG GAAACACAAATACGCAATGAGAAATATGTTCTAGAAAAGCGTATTGCTTATATGCGTATG GCATTTGATCAGCAACAGCAGGATTTGGTTGATGCAGCATCAAAAGCTATTTCCTACAGACAAGATATTATTGAAGAGAACATCCGTCTAACATATGCATTGCAA GCGGCACATGCAGAGAGATCAACTTTTGTATCTTCTTTAGTACCTCTTTTATCAGAACATGGTCTCCAGCCTTCTGTAGTTGATGCTCAGTCAATTGTCAGCAATCTCAAG GTTTTGTTCAGACATTTGCAGGAAAAACTCATCATCGCTGAG GAGAAACTGAAAGAGTCTCAGTACCAGTTAGCTCCTTGGTATGCAGAGTCATCAAATAATCCAGGCTTTCCACCACAATCACCTTCCGAACCGCTTGGTGCACAAGTGGCTGTTTCT GACAAAAATAACCTGGAAATCGTGCCACAGGCAGCCTATCCACATGCACGGTCTCCAATTTCTTCTCCTTCCAACTTTCAAACGAGACCTGACTGGGAGGCAGTCAGGAACCAGAACCAGCAACCTGTTCCAAGTAGTGTTCACGCAAAGAATTTGGACCATGACATCCCAGAAACAAACATTCCTTTAACCAGAAG GAATTCCATTGCCTACGATGCTTCAATTCAAACAAATCAAGATGACTCTCATGTTGCACATCTTAGTGCTGACTCCAAAAATATTAAAAGCAGCAGGAATGATGATTCTGAGACTGTTTCTCTTCAGCATGGACGAGAACCTACTGTACACTGGGCTCCTGGAAACTCCCCCTATTTATCATCTGGACAGGACGATCCAAACTCTTACCCTTACCTTCCAACTGTCCTTGAGGAGCCCAGTTCTTCATTCTCCGAAG CAGATGATGATCCCTTGCCAGCGATAGACGGTCTTCGAATTTCTGGTGAAGCATTTCCTGGAAGGGAACTTCAAGCAAGTGGCTACTCAATCAATGGAACTACTAGTTGTAACTTTGGG TGGGTACGGTATTTAGAAGATGGATCTGTGAACTACATCGAAG GAGCAAAACAACCCACTTATTTAGTTACTGCGGATGACGTGGACTCATACCTTGCTATTGAAGTCCAACCCCTGGATGACCGGAAGCGGAAG GGTGAACCTGTAAAGGTTTTCGCTAATGATCAAAGAAAGATAACTTGTG ATCCTGAAATGCAAGAGCAAATTAAGAGAACTCTTTCGGATGGACATGTATCATATGAGGTTTTGCTATCG ACTAGATATCTTGACATATGGGATCCTGCTATTTTGTCAATAAAGAGAGAAGGTTACAGCATAAAATGCACTGGGCCACGTGGTGTTGTTGTCACGGAGAAATTTCAACCAAATACTACT ATTGCAATCCCGTATGTACATCCTACAGAGTTTTTGATTCAGGGCACTAACGGAGAACATCTGTTGAAGACAGAAGTTAGTAGTGT GCTGCGAGATACAATTGTTCTTACAATGAGATTATTTAAAGTGATG ATGCAAAATTCAGACACTCTTGTTGCCTCTGCAGCCAATAAAGCATCAGCTTGA